Proteins encoded within one genomic window of Manis pentadactyla isolate mManPen7 chromosome 4, mManPen7.hap1, whole genome shotgun sequence:
- the CDC42 gene encoding cell division control protein 42 homolog isoform X2, with amino-acid sequence MQTIKCVVVGDGAVGKTCLLISYTTNKFPSEYVPTVFDNYAVTVMIGGEPYTLGLFDTAGQEDYDRLRPLSYPQTDVFLVCFSVVSPSSFENVKEKWVPEITHHCPKTPFLLVGTQIDLRDDPSTIEKLAKNKQKPITPETAEKLARDLKAVKYVECSALTQRGLKNVFDEAILAALEPPETQPKRKCCIF; translated from the exons ATGCAGACAATTAAGTGTGTTGTTGTGGGTGATGGTGCTGTTGGTAAAACATGCCTCCTGATATCTTACACAACAAACAAGTTTCCATCTGAGTATGTACCGACT gtttttgaCAACTATGCAGTCACAGTAATGATTGGTGGAGAGCCGTATACCCTCGGACTTTTTGATACTGCAG GTCAAGAGGATTATGACAGATTACGACCGCTGAGTTATCCACAAACAGATGTATTTCTAGTCTGTTTTTCAGTGGTCTCTCCATCCTCAtttgaaaatgtgaaagaaaag TGGGTACCTGAGATAACTCACCATTGTCCAAAGACCCCTTTCTTGCTTGTTGGGACCCAAATTGATCTCAGAGATGACCCCTCTACAATTGAGAAACTTGCCAAGAACAAACAGAAGCCGATCACTCCAGAGACTGCTGAAAAGCTGGCCCGTGACCTGAAGGCTGTCAAGTATGTGGAGTGTTCTGCACTTACGCAG AGAGGTCTGAAGAATGTGTTTGATGAGGCTATCCTAGCTGCCCTCGAGCCTCCGGAAACTCAACCCAAAAGGAAGTGCTGTATATTCTAA
- the CDC42 gene encoding cell division control protein 42 homolog isoform X1: MQTIKCVVVGDGAVGKTCLLISYTTNKFPSEYVPTVFDNYAVTVMIGGEPYTLGLFDTAGQEDYDRLRPLSYPQTDVFLVCFSVVSPSSFENVKEKWVPEITHHCPKTPFLLVGTQIDLRDDPSTIEKLAKNKQKPITPETAEKLARDLKAVKYVECSALTQKGLKNVFDEAILAALEPPEPKKSRRCVLL, translated from the exons ATGCAGACAATTAAGTGTGTTGTTGTGGGTGATGGTGCTGTTGGTAAAACATGCCTCCTGATATCTTACACAACAAACAAGTTTCCATCTGAGTATGTACCGACT gtttttgaCAACTATGCAGTCACAGTAATGATTGGTGGAGAGCCGTATACCCTCGGACTTTTTGATACTGCAG GTCAAGAGGATTATGACAGATTACGACCGCTGAGTTATCCACAAACAGATGTATTTCTAGTCTGTTTTTCAGTGGTCTCTCCATCCTCAtttgaaaatgtgaaagaaaag TGGGTACCTGAGATAACTCACCATTGTCCAAAGACCCCTTTCTTGCTTGTTGGGACCCAAATTGATCTCAGAGATGACCCCTCTACAATTGAGAAACTTGCCAAGAACAAACAGAAGCCGATCACTCCAGAGACTGCTGAAAAGCTGGCCCGTGACCTGAAGGCTGTCAAGTATGTGGAGTGTTCTGCACTTACGCAG AAAGGCCTAAAGAATGTATTTGACGAAGCAATACTGGCTGCCCTGGAGCCTCCGGAACCGAAGAAGAGCCGCAGGTGTGTGCTGCTATGA